A single window of Streptomyces aquilus DNA harbors:
- a CDS encoding TetR/AcrR family transcriptional regulator translates to MTTEAMPGSRERLLAAAATLTYREGVNIGVDALCKAAGVSKRSMYKLFESKDELLTASLEERASAYMTALLPATDDVRPPRERILHVFGQAEALADAPDFHGCRYLVVQIELKDPDHPASQVARRVKENLTAFFRTEAEQGGASDPDLLSRQLILVFDGASARAGIKADTRGGLVIPTVTALLDTAGVR, encoded by the coding sequence ATGACCACCGAAGCAATGCCAGGCTCCCGAGAGCGCCTGCTGGCGGCAGCGGCCACCCTCACCTACCGAGAGGGCGTCAACATCGGCGTCGACGCGCTGTGCAAGGCGGCGGGGGTGTCCAAGCGCTCCATGTACAAGCTGTTCGAGAGCAAGGACGAACTGCTGACGGCGAGCCTGGAGGAGCGCGCCTCCGCCTATATGACGGCACTCCTTCCCGCGACGGACGACGTCCGTCCGCCCCGCGAGCGGATCCTGCACGTCTTCGGACAGGCGGAGGCACTGGCGGACGCACCCGACTTCCACGGCTGCCGGTACCTCGTCGTACAGATCGAACTCAAGGACCCGGACCATCCCGCGAGCCAGGTGGCCCGTCGGGTCAAGGAGAACCTGACGGCCTTCTTCCGCACCGAGGCCGAACAGGGCGGGGCCAGCGACCCCGACCTGCTGTCCCGGCAGCTGATCCTGGTCTTCGACGGGGCCAGCGCCCGCGCGGGAATCAAGGCCGACACTCGGGGCGGGCTCGTCATCCCCACCGTGACGGCCCTGCTCGACACGGCAGGCGTGCGCTGA
- a CDS encoding RNA polymerase subunit sigma-70, whose product MDDAEDVVQETYMRAWRSYEAFQGRSSVRTWLHQIATNACLSALSHSSRRFLPSGLGGPADDPMAPPTAAEAPWVQPIPDSLLDPAAIVAARDSLRIALIATLQKLPGRQRAVFVLRDVLEWPASDVAQAMGTSTAAVKSTLQRARARLAQEPPDVEQTVEPGRLSTVLGHYIAAIEEADGAALERLLRVDAKIEATPWRTWFAGRATCVPYLVQQVLGSPGTWRLLPTSANGQPAAVGYLNGRAYGIVVLTVTTTGIARINAFGDPGLVRRFGFPEAV is encoded by the coding sequence TACATGCGTGCCTGGCGTTCGTATGAGGCGTTCCAGGGCAGGTCATCGGTGCGCACTTGGCTCCACCAGATCGCCACGAACGCGTGCCTCTCCGCGTTGTCGCACAGTAGTAGGCGTTTCCTGCCCTCGGGCCTCGGCGGACCCGCCGACGACCCGATGGCCCCGCCTACGGCCGCGGAAGCACCGTGGGTTCAACCCATTCCCGACTCCCTGCTCGACCCGGCGGCGATCGTAGCGGCGCGCGACAGCCTGCGGATCGCGCTGATCGCCACGCTCCAGAAGTTGCCGGGCCGCCAGCGGGCGGTGTTCGTCTTGCGGGACGTGCTGGAGTGGCCGGCGTCGGACGTGGCACAGGCGATGGGCACCAGCACGGCCGCGGTGAAGAGCACGTTGCAGCGCGCGCGTGCGCGGCTGGCGCAGGAGCCTCCCGACGTCGAGCAAACAGTCGAGCCGGGCAGGCTGAGCACCGTACTCGGTCATTACATCGCGGCCATCGAGGAGGCCGATGGCGCGGCCCTTGAACGGCTGCTGCGCGTCGATGCCAAGATCGAGGCGACGCCGTGGCGCACATGGTTCGCCGGCCGTGCCACGTGCGTGCCCTATCTCGTCCAGCAGGTCCTGGGCTCGCCGGGAACCTGGCGGTTGCTGCCGACCAGCGCGAACGGCCAGCCCGCGGCGGTCGGCTACCTCAATGGTCGGGCCTACGGCATCGTGGTGCTCACCGTCACCACGACGGGCATCGCGAGAATCAACGCGTTCGGGGATCCGGGGCTCGTCAGGCGGTTCGGCTTCCCCGAGGCCGTGTGA